In a single window of the Thermofilum uzonense genome:
- a CDS encoding glycoside hydrolase family 113, whose protein sequence is MALKGIKTERDYTATSNIEEFSMKANTTFSFLRPTLTLILVAAITASLFQVYGQPAVEYHSIQAPKKLLIYYGYPSLFNGSENIDEAVSLFNKYDIVVLGDGLEWENHTEHENTIKLVKKSKAVFYGYLVAAQPIEAARRAIDAWAAMGVQGVFLDEFGFDYIIPKIAHSAEEARRHQKELLDHARSKGLMIAVNFWFPEDAFREVGGIKLNLTNVAVTVEHAIYGFWEKKEEYIRHYYAMVAGARAAGSQVWCIVSTSAKTSYENKLIGYDALTYIFRDCDAVAIQEDYAEDSNVFYSFAEAPRCSPIFKGVNVPLWPGLSLSLLSSLLERLHEIGFNAVQFTVYYEMPSPKYSIVIPSTATVTDDFLRESIRTARKIGLKVFLRIGLIVQGSWPGEVQPSDPETWFKSYRAFALKYAGLAEEEKVDAFVIGTELTLVQNNPRWRSIVKEVREIFYGPISYSANWGSEATIFTDMLDFIGVDAYYPILNSSSWDYIHSTRIAPLMYVYGKPVVFLEIGYRSVSNAGLRPWDWEMKGYPDEELQAKLWEIFFTSEYKRLCGFFHWGEAVWLEGPTGYSILGKKAQGVFENYLSLGEKTQNSSPRQVTQCNCAQLTEELQNCCSQYNICTQNLSQAMDILNQTRMNCSAIITELHKENRDLKNQVEELKEKIVDLEKQFNFAILVSTASISLLTIVVLRLFQKTKGLVRPS, encoded by the coding sequence ATGGCTCTAAAAGGAATCAAGACTGAGAGAGACTATACAGCCACGAGTAATATCGAAGAATTTTCCATGAAAGCAAATACTACTTTTTCCTTTCTACGCCCAACTTTAACCCTTATACTCGTCGCCGCTATAACAGCCTCCTTGTTTCAAGTATACGGTCAGCCCGCGGTAGAATATCATAGCATTCAGGCTCCTAAAAAGCTCCTCATATACTACGGTTATCCGAGTCTATTCAACGGCAGCGAGAACATAGATGAGGCTGTAAGCCTCTTCAACAAGTATGACATAGTTGTCCTGGGAGACGGCCTCGAGTGGGAGAACCACACGGAGCACGAGAACACGATAAAGCTTGTGAAGAAGTCGAAAGCTGTGTTCTATGGCTATTTAGTCGCGGCACAACCAATAGAAGCCGCTAGGCGTGCAATAGACGCCTGGGCTGCAATGGGGGTTCAAGGCGTATTTCTAGACGAGTTTGGCTTCGACTATATTATCCCGAAGATTGCTCATAGCGCAGAGGAGGCGAGGAGACATCAGAAAGAGCTGTTAGATCATGCTCGATCCAAGGGTCTTATGATAGCGGTTAACTTCTGGTTCCCCGAGGATGCATTCCGGGAGGTCGGAGGGATAAAGCTTAACCTTACAAACGTGGCCGTAACAGTGGAGCACGCGATCTACGGCTTTTGGGAAAAAAAGGAGGAATACATAAGGCACTACTACGCCATGGTTGCTGGTGCACGAGCCGCGGGTTCACAGGTATGGTGTATCGTGTCGACAAGCGCGAAAACCTCGTATGAAAACAAGCTCATCGGTTATGATGCACTCACATACATATTCAGGGACTGCGACGCCGTAGCTATTCAAGAGGACTACGCCGAGGACAGTAATGTCTTCTACTCCTTCGCCGAAGCCCCCCGATGCAGCCCTATCTTCAAAGGGGTAAACGTGCCCTTGTGGCCTGGTCTCTCACTTTCTCTGCTGTCGAGTCTCCTTGAAAGACTCCACGAGATAGGCTTCAACGCTGTCCAGTTCACAGTCTATTACGAAATGCCTTCACCTAAATACAGCATAGTAATACCCTCAACCGCTACAGTCACGGACGATTTCCTACGCGAATCTATCAGGACTGCCAGGAAAATAGGCTTAAAGGTCTTCCTAAGGATAGGTCTAATAGTGCAGGGAAGCTGGCCAGGAGAGGTTCAGCCCTCTGACCCCGAGACATGGTTTAAAAGTTATAGAGCATTCGCTCTGAAATATGCAGGGCTAGCCGAGGAGGAAAAGGTTGACGCATTTGTCATAGGCACGGAGCTTACGCTCGTCCAGAACAATCCCCGATGGAGGAGCATAGTAAAGGAGGTAAGAGAAATATTCTACGGCCCAATATCATATTCAGCGAACTGGGGCTCAGAGGCCACCATCTTCACAGATATGTTAGACTTCATAGGTGTTGATGCGTATTACCCGATACTTAACTCCTCCTCGTGGGACTACATACACTCCACACGTATAGCCCCGTTGATGTACGTTTACGGTAAACCAGTAGTATTCCTGGAGATAGGCTATAGAAGCGTGTCTAACGCCGGTCTAAGACCTTGGGACTGGGAAATGAAAGGATACCCCGACGAAGAGCTGCAAGCAAAGCTATGGGAGATATTCTTTACGAGTGAGTATAAGCGGCTATGCGGCTTCTTCCACTGGGGTGAAGCCGTCTGGCTTGAGGGACCTACAGGCTATTCAATTCTGGGAAAGAAGGCTCAAGGTGTTTTTGAGAATTACCTATCACTTGGAGAAAAAACTCAGAATTCCTCTCCCAGGCAGGTCACGCAATGTAATTGTGCACAGCTGACAGAGGAGTTACAAAACTGTTGCTCTCAGTACAACATATGCACCCAGAACCTTTCACAGGCTATGGACATACTTAACCAAACCAGAATGAACTGTTCAGCCATCATAACGGAGCTGCATAAAGAAAACCGTGATCTAAAGAACCAAGTAGAAGAGCTCAAGGAGAAAATCGTCGATTTAGAAAAACAATTTAACTTCGCAATCCTGGTCTCTACCGCGTCTATATCCCTTCTAACAATAGTTGTACTACGCCTTTTTCAGAAAACAAAGGGCCTGGTGAGACCTAGCTAA
- the dapA gene encoding 4-hydroxy-tetrahydrodipicolinate synthase, translated as MKAKFYGVISPFITPFKEDYTIDEEAVKWLARHQAENGVHGIFPNSTTGEFVHLSREESITITRLVLETVGGKVWVIPGISANYTEECVSLARTFKEMGVDGAVVTPPYFFKVSPERLKVHFSTILEKVDLPLIIYNIPATTGINIPVSLYQQLAREYSHLAGAKATIESFTYFRQLIQAVKAERKDFAVLTGLDDLLLPVLMMGGDGGIMALANVAPHLHRAVYDSFISGDLAKAVENWHRLLTLTKVYDYATSFPTSVKTLLEVLGAPVKPYARSPLTPESNDVKQKIAQVAKELGLKI; from the coding sequence GTGAAAGCGAAGTTCTATGGAGTCATATCCCCGTTTATAACTCCCTTCAAAGAGGACTATACGATTGACGAGGAAGCCGTCAAGTGGCTGGCTAGACACCAGGCTGAGAACGGTGTCCACGGCATCTTCCCGAATAGCACTACCGGAGAGTTCGTACACCTCTCTAGGGAGGAGTCAATAACAATTACACGGCTAGTACTCGAGACTGTAGGCGGGAAAGTCTGGGTCATCCCAGGAATTAGTGCCAATTATACTGAGGAATGCGTCAGCCTGGCAAGAACCTTTAAGGAGATGGGCGTTGACGGCGCCGTGGTAACGCCACCGTACTTTTTCAAGGTATCTCCTGAACGACTAAAGGTACACTTCTCCACAATACTAGAAAAGGTAGACCTCCCTTTAATCATCTACAACATACCCGCCACCACGGGCATAAACATCCCTGTGAGCCTATACCAGCAACTGGCCAGGGAGTACAGCCACCTCGCGGGAGCGAAAGCTACCATCGAAAGCTTCACCTACTTCAGGCAACTGATACAGGCAGTTAAGGCTGAAAGGAAAGATTTTGCCGTCCTGACAGGCTTGGACGACCTTTTACTCCCAGTGCTTATGATGGGCGGAGACGGGGGTATAATGGCTCTCGCAAACGTAGCCCCACATCTACACAGAGCCGTGTACGACTCCTTTATAAGCGGCGACCTAGCGAAAGCGGTCGAAAACTGGCATAGACTGCTAACCCTCACAAAAGTTTACGACTATGCAACATCTTTCCCGACCTCTGTGAAGACTCTTCTAGAGGTGCTTGGAGCTCCTGTAAAGCCGTATGCTCGGAGCCCCCTGACACCTGAGAGCAACGATGTTAAACAGAAGATTGCCCAGGTAGCAAAAGAGTTAGGACTTAAAATTTAG
- a CDS encoding DUF1097 domain-containing protein, whose product MSVKYKIPIEITVAYLAALSLLVTLPPLGLPVWATFVTWAGYFALGADKKAFRELYKAIPLGGIFGWLAVVGFDFAIKAMPGIHWIIPVMIVEFLDVLVLMYIISWFKFVGAAVFFAFPSYFGTYYGGFFPKTGDLITDATMALVWQVAANLLGPIFGFLSIYLSFPEKR is encoded by the coding sequence ATGAGTGTGAAGTATAAGATTCCTATTGAGATAACAGTTGCTTATCTAGCAGCCCTGAGCCTCCTCGTAACGCTTCCACCCCTAGGCCTACCTGTATGGGCAACCTTCGTTACATGGGCTGGTTACTTCGCACTCGGCGCCGACAAGAAGGCCTTTAGGGAGCTTTACAAGGCCATTCCCCTGGGAGGCATCTTCGGATGGCTGGCGGTCGTGGGCTTTGATTTTGCCATAAAGGCTATGCCTGGCATACACTGGATAATCCCCGTAATGATTGTCGAGTTCCTAGACGTCTTGGTGCTCATGTACATTATATCTTGGTTCAAGTTCGTGGGTGCCGCCGTCTTCTTTGCTTTTCCCAGCTACTTTGGAACCTATTACGGGGGGTTCTTCCCAAAGACGGGCGACTTGATCACCGATGCCACCATGGCTCTTGTCTGGCAGGTCGCCGCGAACCTGCTTGGTCCAATTTTCGGGTTCTTGAGCATATACCTCTCGTTCCCGGAGAAAAGGTGA